One Vibrio pomeroyi genomic region harbors:
- a CDS encoding acetoacetate--CoA ligase — translation MHESNKPIWQPSEQRIADANLTRFIESLEQSGLNLDRDVKSYAELHQWSVEHPESFWQNVWQFCGVVGSQDSINKVESETIKAQGESRWQQPKSNRDAVWFPNAQVNYAENLLRLAQTMPNELAIWFENERGEQQSYTWKTLCEAVSSVQQWLVDSGVKQGDVVAAYTPYLPQTVIAMLAATSLGAIWTSTSPDFGVESVIERFGQVKPKVLFTCDGYTFNGKTFDMTDKNREIIEHLTELKQVCQIGYLGRNDFENDVSTRSWHSIINHYQPQPVRFVRVGFNEPLFVLYSSGTTGKPKCIVHSVGGTTINHLKEHQLHCDVKPTDRVFYYTTCGWMMWNWHVSALTSGACLVIFDGSPVYPQPNVLWDLAQRADVSLFGTSAKYLEAIEKAELSPIDNHSLPHLRTLCTTGSVLYPEQFDYVYKHIKQDLHLASISGGTDICGCFVLGNPISPVYRGECQQAGLGVDIKVFNSTGHKVDHERGELVCTNSLPNFPVGFWNDTGERYHSTYWDRFDNVWHHGDEVSQSVHGGYLFYGRGDTTLNPGGVRIGTAEIYQQVNTIDGIIDSIAVGKDVDRNEQIWLFVQLQQGVVLNETLLATIKSKLKSSCSPRHVPSQIFAISDVPKTRSGKLVELAVKQVVNGKPVENIGAIANADVLDEIKHVISL, via the coding sequence ATGCACGAAAGCAATAAGCCCATTTGGCAGCCAAGCGAGCAGCGTATCGCCGATGCCAACTTAACCCGATTTATCGAGAGCCTTGAACAGTCTGGGTTAAACCTAGATAGGGACGTAAAAAGCTACGCCGAACTCCATCAATGGTCTGTGGAACATCCCGAGTCGTTTTGGCAGAACGTTTGGCAGTTTTGTGGAGTGGTCGGCTCGCAAGACTCTATTAATAAGGTAGAAAGCGAGACCATCAAAGCTCAAGGTGAGAGCCGCTGGCAGCAGCCTAAATCGAATCGTGATGCGGTTTGGTTTCCCAATGCACAAGTAAACTACGCCGAGAACTTGCTGCGTTTGGCACAAACCATGCCTAATGAACTGGCGATTTGGTTTGAGAATGAACGTGGCGAACAACAGAGTTATACATGGAAAACCCTGTGTGAAGCGGTCTCTAGCGTTCAGCAATGGCTTGTCGATAGCGGAGTGAAGCAAGGTGATGTGGTTGCTGCGTATACGCCCTATCTGCCACAAACCGTAATAGCGATGCTGGCAGCCACCAGCTTGGGCGCGATTTGGACATCAACCTCGCCTGATTTCGGTGTCGAGAGTGTGATTGAGCGATTTGGCCAAGTGAAACCTAAGGTGTTGTTCACCTGTGATGGCTATACCTTCAATGGCAAAACATTCGATATGACGGATAAGAACCGTGAAATCATCGAGCACTTAACCGAGCTAAAACAGGTGTGTCAGATCGGATATTTGGGAAGGAATGACTTTGAAAATGATGTGTCGACCCGAAGCTGGCACAGCATCATTAATCACTATCAGCCACAGCCTGTACGATTTGTGCGTGTCGGCTTCAATGAACCATTGTTTGTACTCTACTCTTCCGGTACCACAGGCAAGCCTAAATGCATTGTGCATTCTGTTGGTGGCACTACCATCAACCACCTAAAAGAGCATCAACTTCATTGCGACGTTAAGCCAACCGATCGCGTGTTCTACTACACCACATGTGGTTGGATGATGTGGAACTGGCACGTCTCTGCGCTCACCAGCGGTGCTTGTTTGGTGATCTTTGATGGCAGCCCAGTTTATCCGCAACCAAACGTTCTATGGGACTTGGCACAGCGCGCCGATGTGTCGCTGTTTGGTACCTCAGCCAAGTATCTAGAAGCTATCGAGAAGGCAGAGCTCTCACCTATCGACAACCATTCTCTTCCCCACTTAAGAACACTGTGTACGACCGGTTCTGTGCTTTACCCAGAGCAGTTTGATTACGTTTACAAACACATCAAACAAGACCTGCATTTGGCGTCCATTTCTGGTGGTACGGATATTTGTGGCTGCTTTGTGTTGGGCAACCCTATCTCACCAGTGTATCGCGGTGAGTGCCAACAGGCAGGGCTTGGCGTCGACATCAAAGTGTTCAATTCAACGGGTCATAAAGTCGATCACGAACGTGGTGAACTGGTGTGTACAAATTCCCTCCCCAATTTCCCTGTCGGCTTCTGGAATGACACCGGAGAGCGCTATCACAGCACGTATTGGGATAGGTTCGATAATGTGTGGCATCACGGTGACGAGGTCTCACAGAGCGTGCATGGCGGCTACCTGTTCTATGGGCGAGGCGACACCACACTCAACCCTGGTGGCGTGCGAATAGGTACCGCCGAGATCTACCAGCAAGTGAACACCATTGACGGCATCATCGACTCCATCGCCGTCGGTAAAGATGTCGACCGCAATGAACAGATTTGGTTGTTTGTTCAACTGCAGCAAGGCGTGGTTCTCAATGAAACGTTATTGGCAACCATCAAGAGTAAGCTCAAATCATCTTGCTCGCCAAGGCATGTGCCTAGTCAGATTTTTGCTATCAGTGACGTGCCAAAAACACGCTCAGGAAAACTGGTGGAGCTGGCGGTGAAACAGGTGGTGAATGGCAAACCCGTCGAAAACATAGGCGCCATAGCCAATGCGGACGTGCTCGATGAGATAAAGCATGTGATTTCGCTTTAG
- the maiA gene encoding maleylacetoacetate isomerase translates to MDKGITLYGYWRSSAAYRVRIGLNLKQLSYESKSVHLVRNGGEQHDPQYRELNASELVPVLVDGDVQLNQSLTILQYLDENYVYESSPDSLLIPEQTPLRYQALAMAQDIAMEIHPLNNLRVLQYLERELSCEQEMKVDWLHHWMSQGFHALEEKLAKYRKAHGDSVYSLTDSPCIVDICLVPQVYNALRFGVDMLPYPLINSIVEACNKLPAFIDAMPENQADANA, encoded by the coding sequence ATGGACAAGGGCATCACACTCTACGGTTATTGGCGCTCTTCGGCAGCCTATCGAGTGCGTATTGGCTTGAACTTAAAGCAACTTAGCTATGAGTCGAAATCGGTGCATTTGGTGCGTAATGGCGGCGAGCAGCATGATCCACAATATCGCGAGCTCAATGCCAGTGAATTAGTGCCAGTACTGGTGGATGGTGACGTTCAACTCAATCAGTCGCTGACGATCTTGCAATACTTAGACGAAAACTATGTGTATGAGAGCAGCCCAGACTCCTTGTTGATTCCTGAGCAAACACCACTACGTTATCAAGCGTTGGCGATGGCTCAGGATATTGCGATGGAGATTCACCCTCTGAACAACCTGCGCGTGCTGCAGTATTTGGAGCGAGAGTTGTCGTGTGAACAGGAGATGAAAGTGGATTGGCTTCATCATTGGATGAGCCAGGGTTTCCATGCTTTAGAAGAGAAGCTGGCGAAGTACAGAAAAGCGCACGGCGACTCGGTATATAGCCTCACGGATTCGCCCTGTATCGTCGATATTTGCTTGGTGCCGCAAGTCTACAACGCGCTGCGCTTTGGTGTTGATATGTTGCCTTATCCGTTGATTAACTCAATTGTCGAAGCGTGTAATAAGTTACCCGCGTTCATCGACGCAATGCCAGAGAATCAGGCGGATGCGAACGCATAG
- a CDS encoding fumarylacetoacetate hydrolase family protein — MKLATKKNGTRDGLLMVVSKDLKQCVPATEIFHAMHLAPTMQVALDNWDSVAPQLEELYTSLNNGHVTGSEVFATQYCESPLPRAYQWADGSAYVNHVELVRKARGAEMPESFWVDPLMYQGGSDAFIGPRDNIEFASDEWGIDFEGEVAVVTGDVPMGASAKQAHDSIRLLMLVNDVSLRGLIPAELAKGFGFFQSKPSSAFSPVAVTPDELGEQWKGSKVHLPLTSTYNDQPFGCPNAGVDMTFNFAELIVHAAKTRPLSAGAIIGSGTVSNKQGTDHDTSIAEGGVGYSCIAEVRMIETIRDGKPSTQFMSFGDSICLEMFDVDGDSIFGAIDQKVSQYRPR; from the coding sequence ATGAAATTAGCAACCAAGAAAAATGGTACTCGTGATGGCCTATTGATGGTCGTGAGTAAAGATCTCAAACAGTGCGTACCTGCCACCGAAATCTTTCACGCGATGCATCTGGCGCCAACCATGCAGGTCGCTTTGGATAACTGGGACAGCGTTGCACCTCAGTTAGAAGAGTTATACACCTCGTTAAATAACGGGCATGTGACGGGCAGTGAAGTGTTTGCCACTCAGTATTGTGAATCACCATTGCCACGCGCTTATCAATGGGCGGATGGCAGCGCCTATGTAAACCACGTTGAACTGGTGCGTAAGGCGCGTGGTGCTGAAATGCCAGAAAGTTTCTGGGTTGACCCGCTCATGTATCAAGGCGGCTCAGATGCGTTTATCGGGCCACGTGACAATATTGAATTTGCCAGTGACGAATGGGGTATCGATTTCGAGGGAGAAGTCGCGGTAGTCACCGGAGATGTGCCAATGGGTGCCAGTGCTAAGCAAGCGCATGATTCGATTCGTTTACTGATGTTGGTGAATGATGTGTCTTTACGTGGCTTGATTCCAGCAGAGCTCGCCAAGGGCTTTGGTTTCTTCCAGTCTAAACCCTCTTCAGCGTTTTCTCCGGTTGCCGTGACGCCTGATGAGCTAGGTGAACAATGGAAAGGCAGTAAGGTACACCTGCCACTGACTTCAACCTACAACGACCAGCCTTTTGGGTGCCCGAATGCAGGTGTAGACATGACCTTCAATTTCGCGGAGCTGATCGTCCATGCTGCGAAAACTCGCCCACTGTCGGCCGGAGCGATCATTGGCTCTGGCACGGTATCGAATAAGCAAGGCACTGACCACGACACCTCAATTGCCGAGGGCGGCGTAGGCTATTCATGCATTGCTGAAGTGCGCATGATAGAGACGATTCGTGATGGTAAGCCTTCAACTCAATTCATGTCGTTTGGTGATTCGATTTGCCTGGAGATGTTCGATGTCGATGGTGACTCGATCTTTGGCGCGATTGACCAAAAAGTCAGTCAATATCGACCACGCTAG
- a CDS encoding homogentisate 1,2-dioxygenase: MHKWISFPHREGVCSKQAHADFPEEAIYEREAGRSGFFGPAAHFHHQHAPTGWSEWEGDLRPRAFDFTLVEKASQITPWAVPHLLHNADCKIRVWRMDEKMDFLVRNSDGDELLFIHQGSADFYCDYGHLAVSEGDYVMIPRSTNWRLEPSEPMFILMIENTDAAYSLPEKGMVGNHAVFDPAVLDIPSINDQFRAQYSEDQTQVQVKRHDKVSVITYPFNPLDAIGWHGDLAVVKVNWRDIRPLMSHRYHLPPSAHTTFVGAGFVVCTFVPRPIESDPGALKVPFYHNNDDYDEVLFYHAGDFFSRDNIEAGMVTFHPAGFTHGPHPKAFKAGQAHKKKFTDEVAVMIDTRHALQFSDELDSVENKEYVYSWQEK, from the coding sequence TGTTCTAAACAAGCGCATGCCGACTTCCCCGAAGAGGCAATTTATGAGCGAGAAGCGGGCCGAAGTGGATTCTTCGGCCCTGCTGCTCACTTTCATCACCAACATGCCCCAACAGGTTGGTCGGAGTGGGAGGGCGATCTGCGTCCTCGCGCTTTTGATTTTACGCTGGTGGAGAAAGCTAGCCAGATAACGCCTTGGGCGGTGCCTCATCTTTTGCACAATGCGGACTGCAAAATTCGCGTATGGCGCATGGATGAGAAGATGGATTTCTTAGTGCGTAACTCCGACGGTGATGAGCTGCTGTTCATTCACCAAGGCAGCGCCGATTTCTATTGTGACTATGGTCATCTAGCGGTGAGTGAAGGGGATTACGTGATGATCCCGCGCTCGACCAACTGGCGCTTAGAGCCAAGCGAGCCGATGTTTATCTTGATGATTGAGAACACAGACGCGGCTTACTCCTTGCCAGAGAAAGGCATGGTCGGTAATCACGCGGTGTTTGATCCTGCTGTGCTCGACATCCCTTCAATCAATGATCAATTCCGCGCTCAGTATTCAGAAGATCAAACCCAAGTTCAGGTGAAACGCCACGACAAAGTCAGTGTGATCACTTATCCGTTCAATCCATTGGATGCAATTGGCTGGCATGGTGACTTAGCGGTGGTGAAAGTGAATTGGCGCGATATCAGACCGCTGATGTCACATCGCTACCACTTGCCACCTTCTGCGCATACAACGTTTGTTGGCGCAGGCTTTGTAGTGTGCACCTTTGTACCTCGCCCAATTGAGAGCGACCCTGGTGCATTGAAAGTGCCGTTCTACCACAACAATGATGACTACGACGAAGTGCTGTTCTATCACGCTGGTGACTTTTTTAGCCGTGACAATATTGAAGCGGGCATGGTGACCTTCCATCCTGCAGGCTTCACTCATGGACCTCACCCTAAAGCCTTCAAGGCGGGTCAGGCGCACAAGAAGAAGTTTACCGATGAAGTGGCGGTGATGATCGATACTCGCCACGCGCTGCAGTTCTCTGACGAACTCGATAGCGTTGAAAACAAAGAATATGTCTACAGTTGGCAAGAGAAGTAA